From the Halichoerus grypus chromosome 3, mHalGry1.hap1.1, whole genome shotgun sequence genome, one window contains:
- the SHROOM3 gene encoding protein Shroom3 isoform X4, producing the protein MAFYPTPEYDMQLARGLLSRMLLFATRRSDPAGRPHSWHLTKFGENQPDASMMQITPGTIGTPWPQRYHSSSSTSDLSSFDHAYLRRSPDRCSSQGSMESLEPSGGYPPCHLLSPAKSTGSIDQLSHLHNKRDSAYSSFSTSSSILEYPPPGISSRERSGSMDTTSARGGLLEGMRQADIRYVKTVYDPRRGVSAEYEVNSSALLLQGREARASADGQGYDKWHNVPRGKGAPPPSWSQQCPSALETATPNLPPKVGAPLPPARSDSYTAFRQRERPSSWSSLDQKRFCRPQANPAGSLKSPFIEEQLHTVLEKSPENSPPAKPKHSYPQKAQPGQPLLPTGIYPVPSLEPHFAQVPQPSVSSNGTLYPALAKESGYTAPHGACDKMATFDENGNQNGSSRPGFAFYQPLEHDSVSPGERKPETSARCVPYKVHFPSVPENEEDTSLERQLTPLRGNSPHPNERRSTHSNKPYSSYHSLRSPQAWQVGEDKRSSRPSEPWAGDLHEDHNANLQQRLERESLGQSLSNNFGRTKPGFSSLQNIPESLRGQSRLELGGGAQEGYLEGWSTSVVNSKVEDSGRKAVPDHRSQLDRPVSYPRPEARTSALASLPSSDPRYEEPPSPPHQQIDSLGRRRLSSSSTSALQGLQYGNPHCSVLDKVSKLEQREQGSQRPPSVSSSTYGHNYRPNRTLATSNTFGNDFEETKANVRFSEPTEPIGNGEQHFKNEEPKLEEVSWQPYGQQLRRGADVGRGPQLHGSEPPRRDPHLLRSQSTFQLFGEPEKEPVWLRERPGTPESPVLDAPFSRAYRNSIKDAQSRVLGATSFRRRDLELGTPATSRPWRPRPASAHVGLRSPEAAPSASPHTPRERHSVTPAEGDPARPAPPAARRGPRRRLTPEQKKRSYSEPEKMNEVGISEEAEPAPSSPQRKGLRFPESTVADRRRIFERDGKACSTLSLSGPELKQFQQSALADYIQRKTGKRPSSAAACGLQEPGLLRERAQSTYLQPGPAAPEGPSLASASSLCSLREASLQPRREAVLLPAAAVGGAGESPRAPRDRSSSFAGGRLLGERRRGDQAPREQLGGASNYGPMSTQRVDRTPGEPSAWGAAAKRAGKSMSAEDLLERSDVLAVPVHVRSRSSPTADKKCQDVVLGESNSFGLVKDPCYLAGPGSRSFSCSERGHEDMPLLKHHPSPRWGGPGCKAVGGASVPSKCPGPLDPHRQASRTMPCPGLLPTGMPGHLTDSRAAPLTPLGSALPSPAPLSSQAATDQPTGRDGPMGQQPLPPHTQAVTHRSDGHSLVQPASPRGHEPNSPEHGMEEATRRRVSLPQRPAPPRVKWAHAVREDSLPEDSSSPEFANPKHYKTRQAPSSSTLEDTPLGTPSTPGRLSLRISESVLQASPPPREDIDDEVFVKDLYPNATSSPTFDLPPPPPPPLSQDTPVNSLDDFPPPPPQAMYEAELVSEDYKEPCTSSSSKFAKVTVAKERPIPGTVHLVGSQIPASRSQTSIKVSEANETNPPSSIGALPQLDGALGKQPSPGQPPPIHDPVCGTQGLEKKVSSGPQKTSEDIRTEALAKEIVHQDKSLADILDPDSRMKTTMDLMEGLFPRDVNLLKENSIKRKAMQRTVNCAEYEGKRSEDKEAVGMLVTCPAYYSVSAPKAELLNKIKDMPEEANEGEEPVDVNEKKAELIGSLTHKLETLQEAKGSLLMDIKLNNALGEEVEALISELCKPNEFDKYKMFIGDLDKVVNLLLSLSGRLARVENVLSGLSEDASNEERSSLNEKRKVLAGQHEDARELKENLDRRERVVLDILANYLSEEQLQDYQHFVKMKSTLLIEQRKLDDKIKLGQEQVKCLLESLPSDFIPKAGALALPPDLESEMAPAGGCTVSGVFPTLTSPL; encoded by the exons GCGCAGTGACCCTGCCGGCCGACCTCACTCTTGGCATTTAACCAAATTTGGGGAGAACCAACCAGATGCCAGCATGATGCAAATAACTCCGGGCACGATTGGCACTCCTTGGCCCCAGAGATACCATTCCAG CTCCTCTACCAGTGACCTCTCCAGCTTTGACCATGCTTATCTGAGGCGAAGCCCTGACCGCTGCAGTTCCCAGGGGAGCATGgagagcctggagcccagtgggggATACCCACCCTGCCATCTTCTTTCCCCTGCCAAGTCCACCGGCAGCATTGACCAGCTCAGCCACCTCCATAACAAGAGAGACTCGGCATACAGCTCCTTCTCCACCAGTTCTAGCATCCTAGAGTATCCACCCCCTGGCATCTCTAGCCGGGAGCGGTCAGGCTCCATGGACACCACTTCTGCTCGGGGTGGCCTCCTAGAAGGGATGAGGCAGGCAGACATTCGCTATGTCAAGACAGTCTATGATCCCCGGAGGGGAGTCTCGGCCGAGTATGAGGTGAACTCTTCAGCCCTCCTTCTCCAAGGGAGGGAGGCCCGAGCGTCAGCAGATGGTCAGGGCTATGATAAATGGCATAATGTTCCTCGGGGCAAGGGAGCACCACCCCCATCCTGGAGCCAGCAGTGCCCCAGTGCCTTGGAGACTGCCACTCCCAACCTGCCTCCTAAAGTGGgcgcacccctgcccccagctcggAGCGACAGTTACACAGCCTTTCGGCAGCGAGAACGACCCAGCTCGTGGTCTAGCCTCGATCAGAAGCGGTTCTGTCGGCCTCAGGCAAACCCGGCAGGCTCCCTGAAATCTCCCTTCATAGAGGAACAGCTGCATACTGTGCTGGAGAAGAGTCCAGAGAACAGCCCCCCAGCGAAGCCCAAGCATAGTTATCCCCAGAAGGCCCAACCTGGCCAACCTCTGCTGCCAACTGGCATCTACCCGGTTCCTTCTCTGGAGCCCCACtttgcccaggtgccccagccttcTGTGAGTAGTAACGGCACGCTCTACCCAGCACTGGCCAAGGAGAGTGGGTATACAGCTCCTCATGGAGCTTGTGACAAGATGGCTACCTTTGACGAGAATGGGAACCAAAACGGATCTAGCAGGCCTGGGTTTGCCTTCTACCAGCCTCTAGAACATGATTCTGTGTCCCCAGGAGAGAGGAAACCTGAAACTTCAGCCAGATGTGTCCCCTACAAAGTCCATTTCCCTTCAGTACCTGAAAATGAGGAGGATACCTCCCTGGAGAGACAGCTCACACCTCTCCGAGGCAACAGCCCACATCCCAATGAGAGAAGGAGCACCCACAGCAACAAACCATATTCTAGTTACCACAGCCTCAGATCCCCTCAGGCCTGGCAAGTGGGTGAAGACAAGAGGTCCTCCAGGCCCTCAGAGCCTTGGGCGGGTGATTTACATGAAGACCACAATGCCAACCTGCAGCAGAGGCTGGAGAGGGAAAGCCTAGGCCAGAGCCTGTCGAACAACTTTGGCAGGACCAAGCCAGGCTTTTCCTCTCTCCAAAACATTCCTGAGAGTCTAAGAGGGCAAAGCAGATTGGAgctaggaggaggagcccaggAGGGCTACCTGGAGGGCTGGTCTACCTCTGTAGTCAACAGCAAGGTAGAAGACTCTGGAAGGAAAGCTGTTCCTGACCACAGGAGCCAGCTGGACAGGCCAGTCTCCTATCCGAGGCCCGAGGCAAGAACCAGTGCCTTGGCCTCTTTGCCCAGTTCAGACCCGCGGTATGAggagcctccctccccaccccaccagcagATAGACAGTCTGGGCAGGAGGCGGCTCAGCTCCAGCAGCACCTCCGCTCTGCAGGGCTTGCAGTATGGGAACCCCCACTGCTCCGTGCTGGACAAGGTTTCCAAGCTCGAGCAGCGAGAGCAAGGGAGCCAGAGACCCCCCAGTGTGAGCAGCTCTACTTACGGCCACAACTACAGGCCCAACAGGACGCTTGCGACTTCTAATACTTTTGGGAATGACTTTGAGGAGACAAAAGCCAATGTCCGTTTTTCTGAACCCACTGAACCCATAGGCAATGGGGAGCAGCACTTCAAAAACGAGGAGCCGAAGCTGGAAGAGGTTTCCTGGCAGCCATATGGTCAGCAGTTGAGGCGGGGTGCCGATGTCGGCCGTGGCCCCCAACTTCACGGCAGTGAGCCCCCGAGGCGGGACCCTCACCTGCTCCGCAGCCAGAGCACCTTTCAGCTCTTCGGCGAGCCGGAGAAGGAGCCCGTGTGGCTGCGCGAGAGGCCCGGCACGCCCGAGTCGCCGGTGCTGGACGCCCCCTTCAGCCGTGCCTACCGGAACAGCATCAAGGACGCGCAGTCCCGTGTCCTGGGGGCCACCTCCTTTCGACGCCGGGACCTCGAGCTGGGGACACCCGCAACTTCGAGACCCTGGCGCCCGCGGCCCGCCTCGGCGCACGTGGGGCTGCGGAGCCCAGAGGCAGCGCCATCCGCCTCCCCACACACCCCTCGCGAGCGGCACAGTGTGACCCCGGCCGAGGGCGACCCTGCCCGACCCGCGCCCCCTGCCGCCCGAAGGGGGCCGCGCCGCCGCCTGACCCCCGAGCAGAAGAAGCGCTCCTACTCAGAGCCTGAGAAGATGAACGAGGTGGGGATCTCGGAGGAGGCCGAGCCGGCGCCCTCGAGCCCGCAGAGGAAGGGGCTGCGTTTCCCCGAGAGCACGGTGGCGGACCGGCGCCGCATCTTCGAGCGCGACGGCAAGGCCTGCTCCACGCTCAGCCTGTCGGGCCCGGAGCTCAAGCAGTTCCAGCAGAGCGCCCTGGCCGACTACATTCAGCGCAAGACCGGCAAGCGGCCTTCCTCCGCCGCCGCCTGCGGCCTCCAGGAGCCCGGGCTGCTGCGGGAGCGCGCCCAGAGCACCTACCTGCAGCCTGGCCCCGCGGCGCCCGAAGGCCCCAGCCTCGCCTCGGCCTCCAGCCTCTGCTCCCTGCGGGAAGCCAGTCTGCAGCCCCGCAGGGAGGCCGTCCTCCTGCCGGCCGCAGCAGTGGGGGGCGCGGGCGAGTCCCCGCGGGCCCCCAGAGATCGCAGCAGCTCCTTCGCTGGAGGCCGCCTCCTAGGGGAACGGCGACGCGGGGACCAAGCCCCAAGGGAGCAGCTCGGTGGAGCTAGTAACTATGGACCAATGAGCACCCAGAGGGTGGACAGGACCCCTGGGGAGCCCTCCGCGTGGGGAGCCGCGGCCAAGAGGGCTGGGAAGTCCATGTCTGCAGAGGACCTGCTGGAGCGCTCCGATGTCCTGGCGGTCCCTGTCCATGTGAGATCACGGTCCTCGCCCACTGCAGACAAGAAGTGTCAG GATGTGGTTTTGGGGGAAAGCAACAGCTTTGGTCTTGTGAAGGATCCATGTTATCTGGCTGGCCCTGGGTCCAG GTCATTCAGTTGTTCAGAAAGAGGCCATGAGGACATGCCGTTGCTCAAACACCATCCCAGCCCTCGTTGGGGTGGTCCAGGCTGCAAAGCAGTTGGTGGTGCCTCTGTCCCCAGCAAATGTCCTGGACCCCTGGACCCTCACAGGCAGGCTAGCAGAACAATGCCTTGCCCTGGGCTGCTCCCCACAGGAATGCCAGGGCACCTCACAGACAGCAGGGCTGCACCCTTGACCCCACTCGGCTCCGCTCTGCCTTCCCCTGCACCCTTGAGCTCTCAGGCTGCAACCGATCAGCCGACTGGAAGGGATGGTCCGATGGGGCAACAGCCTCTTCCGCCCCACACCCAAGCAGTGACCCACAGAAGTGACGGTCACAGCCTCGTCCAGCCTGCCAGTCCAAGAGGCCATGAGCCCAACAGCCCAGAACATGGGATGGAAGAGGCAACAAGGAGGCGGGTCTCGCTGCCTCAGCGGCCTGCCCCGCCTCGGGTGAAGTGGGCCCACGCAGTCAGAGAGGACAGCCTCCCTGAGGACTCTTCGTCACCTGAGTTTGCAAACCCGAAGCACTACAAAACACGGCAGGCTCCTTCAAGCAGCACTCTGGAGGACACGCCTCTTGGGACCCCAAGCACTCCAGGGAGGCTCTCCCTCCGAATATCTGAGTCAGTCCTGCAGGCCTCCCCACCACCTCGGGAGGACATTGATGATGAAGTGTTTGTGAAGGACTTGTACCCCAATGCCACTTCCAGTCCCACATTtgacctgcccccacccccaccgcctccACTGAGCCAGGACACACCTGTGAATAGCTTGGACgacttccctccacctcctccccaagCTATGTATGAGGCAGAGCTGGTCAGTGAGGATTACAAGGAGCCCTGTACCAG CAGCTCCAGCAAATTTGCCAAGGTGACAGTTGCCAAGGAAAGGCCCATTCCCGGTACAGTCCATTTAGTTGGTAGTCAGATACCGGCTTCCAGATCCCAAACTTCAATCAAGGTTTCAGAGGCCAACGAGACCAACCCACCTTCCAGCATTGGTGCTCTGCCCCAACTTGATGGGGCTCTTGGCAAGCAGCCAAGCCCCGGGCAGCCACCTCCCATCCATGACCCAGTCTGTGGGACTCAGGGTTTAGAAAAGAAAGTCAGTTCTGGCCCTCAGAAGACCTCAGAAGACATCAGGACAGAGGCTCTGGCCAAGGAAATTGTCCACCAGGACAAATCTCTAGCAGACATTTTGGATCCAGACTCCAGAATGAAGACAACTATGGACCTGATGGAAGGTTTGTTTCCCCGAGATGTTAACTTGCTGAAGGAGAACAGCATAAAGAGAAAGGCCATGCAGAGAACTGTCAACTGTGCAGAATATGAAGGCAAGAG GAGTGAAGACAAGGAAGCAGTGGGCATGTTGGTCACCTGCCCTGCCTACTACAGTGTGTCTGCTCCCAAGGCCGAACTTCTGAACAAGATCAAAGATATGCCAGAAGAGGCCAACGAGGGAGAGGAGCCGGTGGATGTCAATGAAAAGAAG GCCGAGCTCATTGGAAGCCTCACCCACAAGCTTGAGACCCTCCAGGAAGCGAAAGGGAGTCTGCTGATGGACATCAAGCTCAACAATGCCTTGGGGGAAGAGGTGGAGGCTTTGATCAGCGAGCTCTGCAAGCCCAATGAGTTTGACAAGTACAAGATGTTCATCGGGGACTTGGACAAGGTGGTAAACCTGCTGCTCTCCCTCTCAGGGCGCCTGGCCCGTGTGGAGAACGTCCTGAGCGGCCTCAGCGAGGATGCCAGTAACGAAGAAAGG AGCTCTCTCAATGAGAAGAGGAAGGTCCTGGCTGGGCAGCACGAGGATGCCCGAGAGCTCAAGGAGAACCTGGATCGAAGGGAACGTGTGGTGTTGGACATCCTGGCCAACTACCTCTCAGAGGAGCAACTCCAGGATTACCAGCATTTTGTGAAAATGAAGTCAACACTCCTCATTGAGCAGCGAAAGCTGGACGACAAGATCAAGCTAGGCCAGGAACAAGTCAAgtgtctgctggagagtctcccCTCAGATTTCATTCCCAAGGCAGgggccctggctctgcccccagACCTGGAGAGTGAGATGGCTCCTGCTGGGGGGTGTACTGTAAGTGGTGTTTTCCCGACATTAACCTCTCCACTTTAA
- the SHROOM3 gene encoding protein Shroom3 isoform X5 produces the protein MMQITPGTIGTPWPQRYHSSSSTSDLSSFDHAYLRRSPDRCSSQGSMESLEPSGGYPPCHLLSPAKSTGSIDQLSHLHNKRDSAYSSFSTSSSILEYPPPGISSRERSGSMDTTSARGGLLEGMRQADIRYVKTVYDPRRGVSAEYEVNSSALLLQGREARASADGQGYDKWHNVPRGKGAPPPSWSQQCPSALETATPNLPPKVGAPLPPARSDSYTAFRQRERPSSWSSLDQKRFCRPQANPAGSLKSPFIEEQLHTVLEKSPENSPPAKPKHSYPQKAQPGQPLLPTGIYPVPSLEPHFAQVPQPSVSSNGTLYPALAKESGYTAPHGACDKMATFDENGNQNGSSRPGFAFYQPLEHDSVSPGERKPETSARCVPYKVHFPSVPENEEDTSLERQLTPLRGNSPHPNERRSTHSNKPYSSYHSLRSPQAWQVGEDKRSSRPSEPWAGDLHEDHNANLQQRLERESLGQSLSNNFGRTKPGFSSLQNIPESLRGQSRLELGGGAQEGYLEGWSTSVVNSKVEDSGRKAVPDHRSQLDRPVSYPRPEARTSALASLPSSDPRYEEPPSPPHQQIDSLGRRRLSSSSTSALQGLQYGNPHCSVLDKVSKLEQREQGSQRPPSVSSSTYGHNYRPNRTLATSNTFGNDFEETKANVRFSEPTEPIGNGEQHFKNEEPKLEEVSWQPYGQQLRRGADVGRGPQLHGSEPPRRDPHLLRSQSTFQLFGEPEKEPVWLRERPGTPESPVLDAPFSRAYRNSIKDAQSRVLGATSFRRRDLELGTPATSRPWRPRPASAHVGLRSPEAAPSASPHTPRERHSVTPAEGDPARPAPPAARRGPRRRLTPEQKKRSYSEPEKMNEVGISEEAEPAPSSPQRKGLRFPESTVADRRRIFERDGKACSTLSLSGPELKQFQQSALADYIQRKTGKRPSSAAACGLQEPGLLRERAQSTYLQPGPAAPEGPSLASASSLCSLREASLQPRREAVLLPAAAVGGAGESPRAPRDRSSSFAGGRLLGERRRGDQAPREQLGGASNYGPMSTQRVDRTPGEPSAWGAAAKRAGKSMSAEDLLERSDVLAVPVHVRSRSSPTADKKCQDVVLGESNSFGLVKDPCYLAGPGSRSFSCSERGHEDMPLLKHHPSPRWGGPGCKAVGGASVPSKCPGPLDPHRQASRTMPCPGLLPTGMPGHLTDSRAAPLTPLGSALPSPAPLSSQAATDQPTGRDGPMGQQPLPPHTQAVTHRSDGHSLVQPASPRGHEPNSPEHGMEEATRRRVSLPQRPAPPRVKWAHAVREDSLPEDSSSPEFANPKHYKTRQAPSSSTLEDTPLGTPSTPGRLSLRISESVLQASPPPREDIDDEVFVKDLYPNATSSPTFDLPPPPPPPLSQDTPVNSLDDFPPPPPQAMYEAELVSEDYKEPCTSSSSKFAKVTVAKERPIPGTVHLVGSQIPASRSQTSIKVSEANETNPPSSIGALPQLDGALGKQPSPGQPPPIHDPVCGTQGLEKKVSSGPQKTSEDIRTEALAKEIVHQDKSLADILDPDSRMKTTMDLMEGLFPRDVNLLKENSIKRKAMQRTVNCAEYEGKRSEDKEAVGMLVTCPAYYSVSAPKAELLNKIKDMPEEANEGEEPVDVNEKKAELIGSLTHKLETLQEAKGSLLMDIKLNNALGEEVEALISELCKPNEFDKYKMFIGDLDKVVNLLLSLSGRLARVENVLSGLSEDASNEERSSLNEKRKVLAGQHEDARELKENLDRRERVVLDILANYLSEEQLQDYQHFVKMKSTLLIEQRKLDDKIKLGQEQVKCLLESLPSDFIPKAGALALPPDLESEMAPAGGCTVSGVFPTLTSPL, from the exons ATGATGCAAATAACTCCGGGCACGATTGGCACTCCTTGGCCCCAGAGATACCATTCCAG CTCCTCTACCAGTGACCTCTCCAGCTTTGACCATGCTTATCTGAGGCGAAGCCCTGACCGCTGCAGTTCCCAGGGGAGCATGgagagcctggagcccagtgggggATACCCACCCTGCCATCTTCTTTCCCCTGCCAAGTCCACCGGCAGCATTGACCAGCTCAGCCACCTCCATAACAAGAGAGACTCGGCATACAGCTCCTTCTCCACCAGTTCTAGCATCCTAGAGTATCCACCCCCTGGCATCTCTAGCCGGGAGCGGTCAGGCTCCATGGACACCACTTCTGCTCGGGGTGGCCTCCTAGAAGGGATGAGGCAGGCAGACATTCGCTATGTCAAGACAGTCTATGATCCCCGGAGGGGAGTCTCGGCCGAGTATGAGGTGAACTCTTCAGCCCTCCTTCTCCAAGGGAGGGAGGCCCGAGCGTCAGCAGATGGTCAGGGCTATGATAAATGGCATAATGTTCCTCGGGGCAAGGGAGCACCACCCCCATCCTGGAGCCAGCAGTGCCCCAGTGCCTTGGAGACTGCCACTCCCAACCTGCCTCCTAAAGTGGgcgcacccctgcccccagctcggAGCGACAGTTACACAGCCTTTCGGCAGCGAGAACGACCCAGCTCGTGGTCTAGCCTCGATCAGAAGCGGTTCTGTCGGCCTCAGGCAAACCCGGCAGGCTCCCTGAAATCTCCCTTCATAGAGGAACAGCTGCATACTGTGCTGGAGAAGAGTCCAGAGAACAGCCCCCCAGCGAAGCCCAAGCATAGTTATCCCCAGAAGGCCCAACCTGGCCAACCTCTGCTGCCAACTGGCATCTACCCGGTTCCTTCTCTGGAGCCCCACtttgcccaggtgccccagccttcTGTGAGTAGTAACGGCACGCTCTACCCAGCACTGGCCAAGGAGAGTGGGTATACAGCTCCTCATGGAGCTTGTGACAAGATGGCTACCTTTGACGAGAATGGGAACCAAAACGGATCTAGCAGGCCTGGGTTTGCCTTCTACCAGCCTCTAGAACATGATTCTGTGTCCCCAGGAGAGAGGAAACCTGAAACTTCAGCCAGATGTGTCCCCTACAAAGTCCATTTCCCTTCAGTACCTGAAAATGAGGAGGATACCTCCCTGGAGAGACAGCTCACACCTCTCCGAGGCAACAGCCCACATCCCAATGAGAGAAGGAGCACCCACAGCAACAAACCATATTCTAGTTACCACAGCCTCAGATCCCCTCAGGCCTGGCAAGTGGGTGAAGACAAGAGGTCCTCCAGGCCCTCAGAGCCTTGGGCGGGTGATTTACATGAAGACCACAATGCCAACCTGCAGCAGAGGCTGGAGAGGGAAAGCCTAGGCCAGAGCCTGTCGAACAACTTTGGCAGGACCAAGCCAGGCTTTTCCTCTCTCCAAAACATTCCTGAGAGTCTAAGAGGGCAAAGCAGATTGGAgctaggaggaggagcccaggAGGGCTACCTGGAGGGCTGGTCTACCTCTGTAGTCAACAGCAAGGTAGAAGACTCTGGAAGGAAAGCTGTTCCTGACCACAGGAGCCAGCTGGACAGGCCAGTCTCCTATCCGAGGCCCGAGGCAAGAACCAGTGCCTTGGCCTCTTTGCCCAGTTCAGACCCGCGGTATGAggagcctccctccccaccccaccagcagATAGACAGTCTGGGCAGGAGGCGGCTCAGCTCCAGCAGCACCTCCGCTCTGCAGGGCTTGCAGTATGGGAACCCCCACTGCTCCGTGCTGGACAAGGTTTCCAAGCTCGAGCAGCGAGAGCAAGGGAGCCAGAGACCCCCCAGTGTGAGCAGCTCTACTTACGGCCACAACTACAGGCCCAACAGGACGCTTGCGACTTCTAATACTTTTGGGAATGACTTTGAGGAGACAAAAGCCAATGTCCGTTTTTCTGAACCCACTGAACCCATAGGCAATGGGGAGCAGCACTTCAAAAACGAGGAGCCGAAGCTGGAAGAGGTTTCCTGGCAGCCATATGGTCAGCAGTTGAGGCGGGGTGCCGATGTCGGCCGTGGCCCCCAACTTCACGGCAGTGAGCCCCCGAGGCGGGACCCTCACCTGCTCCGCAGCCAGAGCACCTTTCAGCTCTTCGGCGAGCCGGAGAAGGAGCCCGTGTGGCTGCGCGAGAGGCCCGGCACGCCCGAGTCGCCGGTGCTGGACGCCCCCTTCAGCCGTGCCTACCGGAACAGCATCAAGGACGCGCAGTCCCGTGTCCTGGGGGCCACCTCCTTTCGACGCCGGGACCTCGAGCTGGGGACACCCGCAACTTCGAGACCCTGGCGCCCGCGGCCCGCCTCGGCGCACGTGGGGCTGCGGAGCCCAGAGGCAGCGCCATCCGCCTCCCCACACACCCCTCGCGAGCGGCACAGTGTGACCCCGGCCGAGGGCGACCCTGCCCGACCCGCGCCCCCTGCCGCCCGAAGGGGGCCGCGCCGCCGCCTGACCCCCGAGCAGAAGAAGCGCTCCTACTCAGAGCCTGAGAAGATGAACGAGGTGGGGATCTCGGAGGAGGCCGAGCCGGCGCCCTCGAGCCCGCAGAGGAAGGGGCTGCGTTTCCCCGAGAGCACGGTGGCGGACCGGCGCCGCATCTTCGAGCGCGACGGCAAGGCCTGCTCCACGCTCAGCCTGTCGGGCCCGGAGCTCAAGCAGTTCCAGCAGAGCGCCCTGGCCGACTACATTCAGCGCAAGACCGGCAAGCGGCCTTCCTCCGCCGCCGCCTGCGGCCTCCAGGAGCCCGGGCTGCTGCGGGAGCGCGCCCAGAGCACCTACCTGCAGCCTGGCCCCGCGGCGCCCGAAGGCCCCAGCCTCGCCTCGGCCTCCAGCCTCTGCTCCCTGCGGGAAGCCAGTCTGCAGCCCCGCAGGGAGGCCGTCCTCCTGCCGGCCGCAGCAGTGGGGGGCGCGGGCGAGTCCCCGCGGGCCCCCAGAGATCGCAGCAGCTCCTTCGCTGGAGGCCGCCTCCTAGGGGAACGGCGACGCGGGGACCAAGCCCCAAGGGAGCAGCTCGGTGGAGCTAGTAACTATGGACCAATGAGCACCCAGAGGGTGGACAGGACCCCTGGGGAGCCCTCCGCGTGGGGAGCCGCGGCCAAGAGGGCTGGGAAGTCCATGTCTGCAGAGGACCTGCTGGAGCGCTCCGATGTCCTGGCGGTCCCTGTCCATGTGAGATCACGGTCCTCGCCCACTGCAGACAAGAAGTGTCAG GATGTGGTTTTGGGGGAAAGCAACAGCTTTGGTCTTGTGAAGGATCCATGTTATCTGGCTGGCCCTGGGTCCAG GTCATTCAGTTGTTCAGAAAGAGGCCATGAGGACATGCCGTTGCTCAAACACCATCCCAGCCCTCGTTGGGGTGGTCCAGGCTGCAAAGCAGTTGGTGGTGCCTCTGTCCCCAGCAAATGTCCTGGACCCCTGGACCCTCACAGGCAGGCTAGCAGAACAATGCCTTGCCCTGGGCTGCTCCCCACAGGAATGCCAGGGCACCTCACAGACAGCAGGGCTGCACCCTTGACCCCACTCGGCTCCGCTCTGCCTTCCCCTGCACCCTTGAGCTCTCAGGCTGCAACCGATCAGCCGACTGGAAGGGATGGTCCGATGGGGCAACAGCCTCTTCCGCCCCACACCCAAGCAGTGACCCACAGAAGTGACGGTCACAGCCTCGTCCAGCCTGCCAGTCCAAGAGGCCATGAGCCCAACAGCCCAGAACATGGGATGGAAGAGGCAACAAGGAGGCGGGTCTCGCTGCCTCAGCGGCCTGCCCCGCCTCGGGTGAAGTGGGCCCACGCAGTCAGAGAGGACAGCCTCCCTGAGGACTCTTCGTCACCTGAGTTTGCAAACCCGAAGCACTACAAAACACGGCAGGCTCCTTCAAGCAGCACTCTGGAGGACACGCCTCTTGGGACCCCAAGCACTCCAGGGAGGCTCTCCCTCCGAATATCTGAGTCAGTCCTGCAGGCCTCCCCACCACCTCGGGAGGACATTGATGATGAAGTGTTTGTGAAGGACTTGTACCCCAATGCCACTTCCAGTCCCACATTtgacctgcccccacccccaccgcctccACTGAGCCAGGACACACCTGTGAATAGCTTGGACgacttccctccacctcctccccaagCTATGTATGAGGCAGAGCTGGTCAGTGAGGATTACAAGGAGCCCTGTACCAG CAGCTCCAGCAAATTTGCCAAGGTGACAGTTGCCAAGGAAAGGCCCATTCCCGGTACAGTCCATTTAGTTGGTAGTCAGATACCGGCTTCCAGATCCCAAACTTCAATCAAGGTTTCAGAGGCCAACGAGACCAACCCACCTTCCAGCATTGGTGCTCTGCCCCAACTTGATGGGGCTCTTGGCAAGCAGCCAAGCCCCGGGCAGCCACCTCCCATCCATGACCCAGTCTGTGGGACTCAGGGTTTAGAAAAGAAAGTCAGTTCTGGCCCTCAGAAGACCTCAGAAGACATCAGGACAGAGGCTCTGGCCAAGGAAATTGTCCACCAGGACAAATCTCTAGCAGACATTTTGGATCCAGACTCCAGAATGAAGACAACTATGGACCTGATGGAAGGTTTGTTTCCCCGAGATGTTAACTTGCTGAAGGAGAACAGCATAAAGAGAAAGGCCATGCAGAGAACTGTCAACTGTGCAGAATATGAAGGCAAGAG GAGTGAAGACAAGGAAGCAGTGGGCATGTTGGTCACCTGCCCTGCCTACTACAGTGTGTCTGCTCCCAAGGCCGAACTTCTGAACAAGATCAAAGATATGCCAGAAGAGGCCAACGAGGGAGAGGAGCCGGTGGATGTCAATGAAAAGAAG GCCGAGCTCATTGGAAGCCTCACCCACAAGCTTGAGACCCTCCAGGAAGCGAAAGGGAGTCTGCTGATGGACATCAAGCTCAACAATGCCTTGGGGGAAGAGGTGGAGGCTTTGATCAGCGAGCTCTGCAAGCCCAATGAGTTTGACAAGTACAAGATGTTCATCGGGGACTTGGACAAGGTGGTAAACCTGCTGCTCTCCCTCTCAGGGCGCCTGGCCCGTGTGGAGAACGTCCTGAGCGGCCTCAGCGAGGATGCCAGTAACGAAGAAAGG AGCTCTCTCAATGAGAAGAGGAAGGTCCTGGCTGGGCAGCACGAGGATGCCCGAGAGCTCAAGGAGAACCTGGATCGAAGGGAACGTGTGGTGTTGGACATCCTGGCCAACTACCTCTCAGAGGAGCAACTCCAGGATTACCAGCATTTTGTGAAAATGAAGTCAACACTCCTCATTGAGCAGCGAAAGCTGGACGACAAGATCAAGCTAGGCCAGGAACAAGTCAAgtgtctgctggagagtctcccCTCAGATTTCATTCCCAAGGCAGgggccctggctctgcccccagACCTGGAGAGTGAGATGGCTCCTGCTGGGGGGTGTACTGTAAGTGGTGTTTTCCCGACATTAACCTCTCCACTTTAA